A window from Cinclus cinclus chromosome 4, bCinCin1.1, whole genome shotgun sequence encodes these proteins:
- the LMOD2 gene encoding leiomodin-2, with amino-acid sequence MSTFGYRRELSKYEDIDEDELLASLTEEELKELERELEDIEPDRNLPVGQRQKSLTEKTPTGTFSREALMAYWERETKKLLEEERLGACEKQEEDNSEELQEECFTESNSEVSEEAYTEEDEEDDEEEDEDKSDDENDEEQNAAAGRRSDHIRHKKCNGEKDNENFLNGHDGKDSDNRSLKSSAIHPCGNPTVIEDALEKVKSNDPDTTEVNLNNIENITSQMLIQFSQALRDNTVVKSFSLANTHADDNVAIAIAGMLKVNQHITSLNIESNFITGKGVLAIMRALQHNKVLTELRFHNQRHIMGSQVEMDIVKLLKENTTLVKLGYHFDLAGPRMSMTSILTRNMDKQRQKRMQEQRQQDSGCDGAINPKTKVLQKGTPRSSPYVSPKSSPWSSPKLPKKALPVKCQPSAPAPPPPLPPSPPPPPPPPPPPVIPEKKAPTRNIAEVIKQQESSKKALHNGQKKKKGKKSRKHENSILKEIKDSLKSVSDRKSEEGSRPSTRPSTPQRSLHDNLMEAIRASSIKQLRRVEVPEALR; translated from the exons ATGTCTACCTTTGGGTATAGAAGAGAGCTCAGTAAATATGAAGACATTGATGAAGATGAGCTCCTGGCTTCTCTCACTgaagaggagctgaaggagctggagcgGGAGCTGGAGGACATAGAGCCTGACCGTAACCTCCCAGTGGGACAACGGCAGAAGAGCCTGACAGAGAAAACACCAACAGGCACTTTCAGCAGGGAAGCACTGATGGCCTACTGGGAGAGGGAGACCAAGAAACTCCTGGAAGAAGAGAGGTTGGGTGCATGTGAGAAG CAAGAAGAAGACAATTCAGAAGAACTTCAAGAAGAATGTTTCACAGAGAGCAATAGTGAAGTGTCTGAGGAGGCATATACtgaagaggatgaggaagacgatgaggaggaagatgaagatAAGAGTGATGATGAGAATGATGAAGagcaaaatgctgctgctggcaggcgTTCTGACCACATCAGACACAAAAAGTGTAATGGTGAAAAGGACAATGAAAACTTCCTTAATGGCCATGATGGAAAAGACAGTGATAATCGGAGCTTAAAAAGCAGTGCTATCCACCCTTGTGGAAATCCAACAGTAATTGAAGATGCTTTGGAAAAAGTTAAGAGCAACGAccctgacaccacagaggtcaatCTGAACAATATTGAAAACATCACATCACAGATGCTTATACAATTTTCTCAAGCCCTGAGGGACAACACAGTGGTAAAGTCATTCAGCTTGGCTAACACCCATGCTGATGACAATGTGGCAATAGCTATTGCTGGAATGTTAAAGGTTAATCAACACATAACTAGTCTGAATATTGAGTCAAATTTTATCACAGGCAAAGGCGTGCTGGCCATCATGAGAGCTTTGCAGCATAACAAGGTTCTAACAGAACTGCGGTTCCACAATCAAAGGCACATCATGGGCAGCCAGGTGGAAATGGACATAGTCAAACTGTTGAAAGAGAACACCACTCTGGTAAAGCTGGGATACCACTTCGACCTTGCTGGCCCAAGAATGAGCATGACAAGTATCCTGACAAGAAATATGGATAAACAAAGGCAAAAGCGCATGCAGGAGCAGCGGCAGCAAGATTCAGGTTGTGATGGAGCTATCAATCCAAAGACCAAAGTTTTGCAGAAGGGGACACCTCGGTCCTCACCTTATGTGTCACCTAAAAGCTCACCATGGTCTTCCCCAAAGCTCCCTAAGAAAGCACTGCCAGTGAAATGTCAGCCTTCAGCACCTGCACCCccacctccccttcccccctcgccacctcctccccctcctcctccccctcctccagtTATTCCAGAGAAGAAGGCACCTACCAGGAATATAGCTGAAGTCATCAAACAGCAAGAAAGTTCAAAAAAAGCCTTACATAatggacagaaaaagaaaaaaggcaaaaaaagcagaaaacatgagaACAGTatattgaaagaaattaaagattCTTTAAAATCAGTCTCAGACAGAAAATCAGAGGAAGGTTCACGGCCCTCCACCCGGCCATCCACCCCACAAAGGTCTCTCCATGACAACCTCATGGAAGCGATTCGGGCGAGCAGCATAAAGCAATTAAGGCGG GTGGAGGTACCAGAAGCCCTTCGGTGA